One window of the Chitinophaga niabensis genome contains the following:
- a CDS encoding RNA polymerase sigma factor — MTDIIAQLKQGSEAAFSQLVAQWQGMVYNTALGILQNTADAEDVAQEVFMQVHESIGTFKGEAQISTWLYRITVTKCLDHLRKKNRKKRWGKVYSLFGQQNELIIDPPDFHHPGVALANKERADLLFRAIARLPDSQKAAFVLHKLEGLSSKEIAGVMDASISAVEGLLHRAKQNLRQQLEEYYHNEE, encoded by the coding sequence TTGACGGATATTATTGCACAGTTAAAGCAGGGTAGCGAGGCCGCCTTTTCTCAACTGGTGGCTCAGTGGCAGGGCATGGTATATAATACCGCCCTCGGGATACTGCAAAATACTGCGGACGCGGAAGACGTGGCTCAGGAGGTGTTCATGCAGGTGCATGAATCAATAGGAACATTCAAAGGAGAGGCACAGATCTCCACCTGGTTATACCGTATTACCGTTACCAAATGCCTGGACCATCTCCGGAAAAAGAACCGGAAAAAAAGATGGGGGAAAGTCTACAGCCTTTTCGGCCAGCAGAACGAATTGATCATAGATCCGCCGGATTTTCACCACCCCGGGGTAGCATTAGCCAATAAAGAGCGGGCAGACCTGCTGTTCAGGGCTATTGCCCGGTTGCCGGACAGCCAGAAGGCCGCTTTTGTGCTCCACAAGCTGGAGGGCCTGAGCAGCAAGGAGATAGCAGGGGTAATGGATGCCAGTATATCCGCAGTGGAGGGCCTTTTACACCGGGCTAAACAGAATTTGAGGCAGCAATTGGAAGAATATTACCATAACGAAGAATAA
- the cls gene encoding cardiolipin synthase, producing MILQFLKDHWQTITIIILYGITTWVAVKALLEARSTGKTLAYLLVLFFLPGIGILIYLLVGMNRRVNRIYSRKWMSNVRLSEKLQLYLQQESRQTLIEHSDLVTNKTGIARLLFRDSLSPITADNEAILLLNGEEKFPLLIETLKAAKHHIHLEYYIFEEDVIGREIMDILMHKAKEGVAVRFIYDDFGSSDINRRFLRQMRAAGIEVYPFYRVRLLANRLNYRNHRKIVVVDGHTGFIGGINVADRYINTSRYRDAHPQWPYWRDTHLCIKGLGVHTLQFLFMGDWNFCAEADLPITQDFFPDIKVTGEDLVQIAASGPDSERSSIMLSYLAAINQAERSVYITTPYFIPNESILNALQMAALSGRDVRLLVPDMSDSRIVNKASESFFESLLTCGVRIFRYQKGFVHAKTMVVDENLSVVGTANMDIRSFDFNFEVNAFVYSKDMNWKLTEAFLQDTLHSTELHLEQWRNRGRMARLGEAIVRLFSPLL from the coding sequence ATGATACTGCAATTTCTGAAGGACCACTGGCAAACGATCACCATCATTATCCTCTACGGCATTACAACATGGGTGGCTGTCAAAGCATTGCTGGAAGCCCGGTCCACGGGTAAAACACTGGCATATCTTTTAGTTCTTTTCTTCCTGCCTGGTATCGGCATACTCATTTATTTGCTGGTAGGTATGAACCGCCGGGTGAACCGTATTTACAGCCGTAAATGGATGAGCAATGTAAGGCTCAGCGAAAAACTGCAGTTATACCTCCAGCAGGAAAGCCGCCAGACCCTCATCGAACATTCTGACCTCGTCACCAATAAAACCGGCATCGCCCGTTTGCTTTTCAGGGATTCCTTGTCACCCATCACGGCTGATAACGAAGCCATTTTACTCCTTAACGGAGAAGAAAAGTTCCCCCTGCTCATCGAAACACTGAAAGCTGCCAAACATCACATTCACCTGGAATACTACATCTTTGAAGAAGATGTGATCGGCCGGGAGATCATGGACATCCTGATGCATAAGGCCAAAGAAGGGGTGGCGGTTCGTTTTATTTATGACGATTTCGGCAGCAGCGACATCAACCGCCGTTTCCTCCGCCAGATGAGGGCAGCGGGCATTGAAGTATATCCTTTCTACCGCGTGCGCCTGCTGGCCAACCGCCTCAATTACCGGAACCACCGTAAAATAGTAGTAGTAGACGGGCATACCGGTTTCATCGGCGGTATTAATGTGGCAGACCGTTATATCAATACCTCCCGTTACAGGGATGCACATCCACAATGGCCCTACTGGAGAGATACCCATCTGTGCATAAAAGGCCTGGGTGTACATACCCTGCAATTCCTTTTTATGGGAGACTGGAACTTCTGCGCGGAAGCAGACCTGCCCATTACCCAGGATTTTTTCCCGGATATCAAAGTAACAGGGGAGGACCTGGTACAGATCGCCGCCAGCGGCCCGGACTCTGAACGTTCTTCCATTATGCTCTCTTACCTGGCTGCCATCAACCAGGCGGAGCGCTCCGTATATATTACCACGCCTTATTTCATTCCCAACGAGTCCATCCTCAACGCCCTGCAAATGGCCGCATTGTCCGGCAGGGACGTTCGCCTGCTGGTGCCGGACATGAGCGACAGCCGGATCGTGAACAAAGCCTCGGAATCCTTCTTTGAATCCCTGCTTACCTGCGGCGTACGCATCTTCCGTTACCAGAAGGGCTTCGTACACGCCAAAACCATGGTGGTGGACGAGAACCTTTCCGTAGTGGGCACCGCCAATATGGATATCCGCAGCTTCGACTTCAACTTTGAGGTCAATGCCTTTGTGTACAGTAAAGACATGAACTGGAAGCTCACTGAGGCCTTTTTGCAGGATACCCTCCACAGCACAGAGCTGCACCTGGAGCAATGGCGCAACCGTGGCCGGATGGCACGCC
- a CDS encoding Spy/CpxP family protein refolding chaperone, with translation MKETFARNKILSLLLVFLLLTNIGMLVFFVYTKPASPQKHPDKDKGGEMLQMLEKQVGFTPDQLAQYKSLKDQHWDSTRPYFGEMRVAKDNFFKLIKDTAIPDSVINAAADTIAAKQKKIDLRTFRYFQRLRSICTPQQQPAFDSVVSQVLKKMNAPWRNKNQPPKDSVKQ, from the coding sequence ATGAAAGAAACATTTGCCCGGAATAAAATACTGAGCCTGCTGCTGGTTTTCCTTTTGTTGACGAACATCGGCATGCTGGTATTCTTTGTATATACCAAACCGGCGTCTCCGCAAAAGCATCCGGATAAGGATAAAGGCGGTGAAATGTTGCAAATGCTGGAGAAACAGGTAGGGTTTACGCCGGACCAGCTGGCGCAATACAAAAGTCTGAAAGACCAGCATTGGGATAGTACCAGGCCTTACTTCGGGGAAATGCGTGTGGCAAAAGATAATTTCTTTAAGCTGATCAAAGATACCGCCATCCCAGACTCCGTGATCAATGCGGCAGCGGATACCATTGCAGCCAAACAGAAAAAGATAGACCTGAGAACATTCCGGTATTTTCAACGGCTGAGAAGCATCTGCACCCCGCAGCAGCAACCGGCTTTCGACTCTGTGGTAAGCCAGGTACTGAAAAAAATGAACGCCCCCTGGCGCAATAAGAATCAGCCGCCGAAAGATAGTGTGAAACAATAG